In Equus caballus isolate H_3958 breed thoroughbred chromosome 7, TB-T2T, whole genome shotgun sequence, one DNA window encodes the following:
- the PLIN4 gene encoding perilipin-4 isoform X4: MSAQGGGRDPPKPKGKTLSSFFGSLPGFSSARNLVANAHGAAKEAQPVPDAAGAPAPEAAQPPAQATEPEQTASGAKLLPPADKMMSGAKDLVCSKMTKTKDAISSGVATVVDSAKGVVQGGVGMTRSALTGTKEAVASGVTGAVGVAKGAVQTGVDTTKTVLTGTKDAMSTGLTGAVNMAKGTVQTGMDTTKTVLTGTKDTVSTGLTGAVNMAKGTVQTGMDTTKTVLTGTKDTVSTGLTGAMGVAKGAVQTGVDTTKTVVTATKDTVSTGLTGAVNMAKGTVQTGMDTTKTVLTGTKDTVSTGLTGAMGVAKGAVQTGVDTTKTVLTGAKDTVSTGLTGAMGVAKGAVQTGMDTTKTVVTATKDTVSTGLTGAVNMAKGTVQTSMDTTKTVLTGTKDAMSTGLTGAMGVAKGAVQTGMDTTKTVLMGTKDTVSTGLTGAMGVAKGAVQTGVDTTKTVLTGAKDTVSTGLTGAMGVAKGAVQTGVDTTKTILTGTKDAMSTGLTGAMGVAKGAVQTGVDTTKTVLTGAKDTVSTGLTGAMGVAKGAVQTGVDTTKTVLTGAKDTVSTGLTGAVNMAKGTVQTGMDTTKTVLTGTKDAMSTGLTGAMGVAKGAVQTGMDTTKTVLIGTQDTVSTGLTGAMGVAKGAVQTGMDTTKTVLTGAKDTVSTGLTGAMGVAKGAVQTGMDTTKTVLTGTKDTVSTGLTGAMGVAKGAVQTGVDTTKTVLTGAKDTVSTGLTGAMGVAKGAVQTGMDTTKTVLTGAKDTVSTGLTGAMGVAKGAVQTGVDTTKTVLTGTKDTVSTGLTGAVNMAKGTVQTGMDTTKTVLTGTKDAMSTGLTGAMGVAKGAVQTGVDTTKTVLTGAKDTVSTGLTGAMGVAKGAVQTGMDTTKTVVTATKDTVSTGLTGAVKMAKGTVQTGMDTTKTVLTGTKDAMSTGLTGAMGVAKGAVQTGVDTTKTVLTGTKDTVSTGLTGAMGVAKGAVQTGMDTTKTVLMGTKDTVSTGLTGAVNMAKGTVQTGMDTTKTVLTGTKDAMSTGLTGAMGVAKGAVQTGMDTTKTVLMGTKDTVSTGLTGAMGVAKGAVQTGVDTTKTVLTGAKDTVSTGLTGAMGVAKGAVQTGVDTTKTVLTGAKDTVSTGLTGAVNMAKGTVQTGMDTTKTVLTGTKDAMSTGLTGAMGVAKGAVQTGVDTTKTVLTGTKDAMSTGLTGAMGVAKGAVQMGMDTTKTVLTGAKDTVSTGLTGAMGVAKGAVQTGINTTKTVLPGTKDTFCSGVTSTVNVARGAVQGGLDTSKDALIGTKDAMSAGLPRAGSAAKGAMETGLGAIQNWLPGAQDPAWGVLTSSRAPDKGGEQTVLSPQPAVSCGVSSPPDPLCSGLDLAGQATAGTKGPVSTVATFPEGATLGREAAGHVAPTGSREGATGFAVLRDELEDLGDIFQPMDAEEQAQLAASQPGPRVPAADHGSYFVRLGDLAPGFRQRAFEHALSHLQHGQFQARAALAQLEDSFRLIETAKQVPEAQPGPERGPSSHVADASDREALAAGALSRARGLLQQLHVAYSALAAGLQGLPAELQRPVGEARRSLCALYSVMSSAGSVTELPAERLAQSRESVGRAWQGLEQLLESMQHSPPLGWLVGPFALHPGGEPL, translated from the exons ATGTCTGCTCAAGGAGGAGGCCGCGATCCCCCCAAACCCAAGGGCAAG ACGCTGAGCAGCTTCTTCGGGTCCCTGCCTGGCTTCAGCTCTGCCCGGAACCTGGTGGCCAACGCCCATGGCGCAGCGAAAGAGGCCCAGCCGGTCCCGGATGCTGCCGGCGCGCCCGCCCCCGAGGCGGCCCAGCCTCCGGCTCAGG CCACCGAGCCGGAGCAGACAGCCAGCGGGGCGAAGCTGCTGCCACCTGCGGACAAG ATGATGTCTGGGGCGAAGGACCTGGTGTGCTCCAAGATGACCAAGACCAAGGATGCCATCTCGTCCGGGGTGGCCACTGTGGTGGACTCGGCTAAAGGCGTGGTCCAGGGAGGTGTGGGCATGACCCGATCTGCACTGACGGGCACCAAGGAGGCTGTGGCCAGCGGGGTCACAGGAGCAGTGGGTGTGGCCAAGGGGGCCGTCCAGACCGGCGTGGACACCACCAAGACCGTCCTCACGGGCACCAAGGATGCCATGTCCACTGGGCTCACTGGGGCAGTGAACATGGCCAAGGGCACTGTCCAGACCGGCATGGACACCACCAAGACTGTCCTCACAGGCACCAAGGACACAGTGTCCACTGGGCTCACTGGGGCAGTGAACATGGCCAAGGGCACTGTCCAGACCGGCATGGACACCACCAAGACTGTCCTCACAGGCACCAAGGACACAGTGTCCACTGGGCTCACTGGGGCCATGGGTGTGGCCAAGGGGGCCGTCCAGACCGGCGTGGACACCACCAAGACCGTCGTCACGGCCACCAAGGACACAGTGTCCACTGGGCTCACTGGGGCAGTGAACATGGCCAAGGGCACTGTCCAGACCGGCATGGACACCACCAAGACTGTCCTCACAGGCACCAAGGACACAGTGTCCACTGGGCTCACTGGGGCCATGGGTGTGGCCAAGGGGGCCGTCCAGACTGGAGTTGACACCACCAAGACCGTCCTGACGGGCGCCAAGGACACAGTGTCCACTGGGCTCACTGGGGCCATGGGTGTGGCCAAGGGCGCTGTCCAGACTGGCATGGACACCACCAAGACCGTCGTCACGGCCACCAAGGACACAGTGTCCACTGGGCTCACAGGGGCAGTGAACATGGCCAAGGGTACTGTCCAGACCAGCATGGACACCACCAAGACTGTCCTCACAGGCACCAAAGACGCCATGTCAACTGGGCTCACTGGGGCCATGGGTGTGGCCAAGGGGGCCGTCCAGACTGGCATGGACACCACCAAGACTGTCCTCATGGGCACCAAGGACACAGTGTCCACTGGGCTCACTGGGGCCATGGGTGTGGCCAAGGGCGCTGTCCAGACTGGAGTTGACACCACCAAGACCGTCCTGACGGGCGCCAAGGACACAGTGTCCACTGGGCTCACTGGGGCCATGGGTGTGGCCAAGGGGGCCGTCCAGACTGGCGTGGACACCACCAAGACCATCCTCACAGGCACCAAGGATGCCATGTCCACTGGGCTCACTGGGGCCATGGGTGTGGCCAAGGGCGCTGTCCAGACTGGAGTTGACACCACCAAGACCGTCCTGACAGGCGCCAAGGACACAGTGTCCACTGGGCTCACTGGGGCCATGGGTGTGGCCAAGGGGGCCGTCCAGACTGGAGTTGACACCACCAAGACCGTCCTGACAGGTGCCAAGGACACAGTGTCCACTGGGCTCACAGGGGCAGTGAACATGGCCAAGGGCACTGTCCAGACCGGCATGGACACCACCAAGACCGTCCTCACAGGCACCAAAGACGCCATGTCAACTGGGCTCACTGGGGCCATGGGTGTGGCCAAGGGGGCCGTCCAGACGGGCATGGACACCACCAAGACCGTCCTCATAGGCACCCAAGACACAGTGTCCACTGGGCTCACTGGGGCCATGGGTGTGGCCAAGGGCGCTGTCCAGACTGGCATGGACACCACCAAGACTGTCCTCACAGGCGCCAAGGACACAGTGTCCACTGGGCTCACTGGGGCCATGGGTGTGGCCAAGGGGGCCGTCCAGACTGGCATGGACACCACCAAGACTGTCCTCACAGGCACCAAGGACACAGTGTCCACTGGGCTCACTGGGGCCATGGGTGTGGCCAAGGGGGCCGTCCAGACTGGAGTTGACACCACCAAGACCGTCCTGACAGGCGCCAAGGACACAGTGTCCACTGGGCTCACTGGGGCCATGGGTGTGGCCAAGGGGGCCGTCCAGACTGGCATGGACACCACCAAGACCGTCCTGACAGGCGCCAAGGACACAGTGTCCACTGGGCTCACTGGGGCCATGGGTGTGGCCAAGGGCGCTGTCCAGACCGGCGTGGACACCACCAAGACTGTCCTCACGGGCACCAAGGACACAGTGTCCACTGGACTCACAGGGGCAGTGAACATGGCCAAGGGTACTGTCCAGACCGGCATGGACACCACCAAGACTGTCCTCACAGGCACCAAAGACGCCATGTCCACTGGGCTCACTGGGGCCATGGGTGTGGCCAAGGGCGCTGTCCAGACTGGAGTTGACACCACCAAGACCGTCCTGACGGGCGCCAAGGACACAGTGTCCACTGGGCTCACTGGGGCCATGGGTGTGGCCAAGGGGGCCGTCCAGACCGGCATGGACACCACCAAGACCGTCGTCACGGCCACCAAGGACACAGTGTCCACTGGGCTCACAGGGGCAGTAAAAATGGCCAAGGGCACTGTCCAGACCGGCATGGACACCACCAAGACTGTCCTCACAGGCACCAAAGACGCCATGTCAACTGGGCTCACTGGGGCCATGGGTGTGGCCAAGGGCGCTGTCCAGACTGGAGTTGACACCACCAAGACCGTTCTCACAGGCACCAAGGACACAGTGTCCACTGGGCTCACTGGGGCCATGGGTGTGGCCAAGGGGGCCGTCCAGACTGGCATGGACACCACCAAGACTGTCCTCATGGGCACCAAGGACACAGTGTCCACTGGGCTCACAGGGGCAGTGAACATGGCCAAGGGCACTGTCCAGACCGGCATGGACACCACCAAGACTGTCCTCACAGGCACCAAAGACGCCATGTCAACTGGGCTCACTGGGGCCATGGGTGTGGCCAAGGGGGCCGTCCAGACTGGCATGGACACCACCAAGACTGTCCTCATGGGCACCAAGGACACAGTGTCCACTGGGCTCACTGGGGCCATGGGTGTGGCCAAGGGCGCTGTCCAGACTGGAGTTGACACCACCAAGACCGTCCTGACGGGCGCCAAGGACACAGTGTCCACTGGGCTCACTGGGGCCATGGGTGTGGCCAAGGGGGCCGTCCAGACTGGAGTTGACACCACCAAGACCGTCCTGACGGGCGCCAAGGACACAGTGTCCACTGGACTCACAGGGGCAGTGAACATGGCCAAGGGCACTGTCCAGACCGGCATGGACACCACCAAGACTGTCCTCACAGGCACCAAAGACGCCATGTCAACTGGGCTCACTGGGGCCATGGGTGTGGCCAAGGGGGCCGTCCAGACTGGCGTGGACACCACCAAGACCGTCCTCACAGGCACCAAGGATGCCATGTCCACTGGGCTCACTGGGGCCATGGGTGTGGCCAAGGGGGCCGTCCAGATGGGCATGGACACCACCAAGACTGTCCTCACGGGCGCCAAGGACACTGTGTCCACTGGGCTCACTGGGGCCATGGGTGTGGCCAAGGGGGCCGTCCAGACTGGGATCAACACCACTAAGACTGTGCTGCctggcaccaaggacaccttcTGCAGTGGAGTGACCAGTACCGTGAATGTGGCCAGAGGGGCCGTCCAGGGGGGCCTGGACACTTCAAAGGATGCCCTGATTGGCACCAAAGATGCCATGTCCGCTGGGCTCCCCAGGGCAGGCAGCGCGGCCAAGGGGGCCATGGAGACCGGCCTTGGCGCCATCCAAAATTGGTTACCTGGTGCCCAGGACCCCGCCTGGGGTGTACTGACCAGTTCCAGGGCCCCAGACAAAGGAGGGGAACAAACTGTTCTCAGCCCCCAACCGGCTGTCTCCTGCGGGGTCTCCAGCCCCCCGGACCCTCTGTGCTCAGGCCTGGACCTTGCCGGGCAAGCCACTGCCGGCACCAAGGGCCCTGTGTCCACTGTGGCGACATTCCCCGAAGGGGCCACCCTGGGCAGGGAGGCTGCAGGGCACGTGGCCCCCACGGGCAGTCGTGAAGGAGCCACAGGCTTCGCGGTGCTCCGGGACGAGCTGGAGGACCTGGGGGACATCTTCCAGCCCATGGACGCCGAGGAGCAAG CTCAGCTGGCTGCCTCCCAGCCCGGGCCGAGGGTGCCCGCGGCCGACCACGGCAGCTACTTCGTGCGTCTGGGTGACCTAGCCCCCGGCTTCCGCCAGCGGGCTTTCGAGCACGCGCTGAGCCACCTGCAGCACGGCCAGTTCCAGGCCAGGGCGGCGCTGGCCCAGCTGGAGGACTCCTTCAGGCTG ATTGAAACGGCCAAGCAGGTTCCAGAAGCGCAGCCGGGGCCAGAGCGGGGTCCGAGCAGCCACGTGGCGGATGCCAGTGACCGAGAG GCGCTGGCCGCCGGGGCGCTGTCGCGGGCCCGCGGGCTCCTGCAGCAGCTGCACGTGGCCTACAGCGCCCTGGCCGCCGGCCTCCAGGGCCTCCCGGCCGAGCTCCAGCGCCCGGTGGGGGAGGCGCGGCGCAGCCTGTGCGCGCTCTACAGCGTCATGTCCTCCGCCGGCTCCGTCACCGAGCTGCCGGCTGAGCGCCTGGCGCAGAGCCGCGAGAGCGTTGGGCGGGCGTGGCAGGGGCTGGAGCAGCTGCTGGAGAGCATGCAGCACAGCCCCCCCCTCGGCTGGCTCGTGGGGCCCTTCGCCCTGCACCCTGGCGGGGAGCCTCTGTAG
- the PLIN4 gene encoding perilipin-4 isoform X3 has protein sequence MSAQGGGRDPPKPKGKTLSSFFGSLPGFSSARNLVANAHGAAKEAQPVPDAAGAPAPEAAQPPAQAATEPEQTASGAKLLPPADKMMSGAKDLVCSKMTKTKDAISSGVATVVDSAKGVVQGGVGMTRSALTGTKEAVASGVTGAVGVAKGAVQTGVDTTKTVLTGTKDAMSTGLTGAVNMAKGTVQTGMDTTKTVLTGTKDTVSTGLTGAVNMAKGTVQTGMDTTKTVLTGTKDTVSTGLTGAMGVAKGAVQTGVDTTKTVVTATKDTVSTGLTGAVNMAKGTVQTGMDTTKTVLTGTKDTVSTGLTGAMGVAKGAVQTGVDTTKTVLTGAKDTVSTGLTGAMGVAKGAVQTGMDTTKTVVTATKDTVSTGLTGAVNMAKGTVQTSMDTTKTVLTGTKDAMSTGLTGAMGVAKGAVQTGMDTTKTVLMGTKDTVSTGLTGAMGVAKGAVQTGVDTTKTVLTGAKDTVSTGLTGAMGVAKGAVQTGVDTTKTILTGTKDAMSTGLTGAMGVAKGAVQTGVDTTKTVLTGAKDTVSTGLTGAMGVAKGAVQTGVDTTKTVLTGAKDTVSTGLTGAVNMAKGTVQTGMDTTKTVLTGTKDAMSTGLTGAMGVAKGAVQTGMDTTKTVLIGTQDTVSTGLTGAMGVAKGAVQTGMDTTKTVLTGAKDTVSTGLTGAMGVAKGAVQTGMDTTKTVLTGTKDTVSTGLTGAMGVAKGAVQTGVDTTKTVLTGAKDTVSTGLTGAMGVAKGAVQTGMDTTKTVLTGAKDTVSTGLTGAMGVAKGAVQTGVDTTKTVLTGTKDTVSTGLTGAVNMAKGTVQTGMDTTKTVLTGTKDAMSTGLTGAMGVAKGAVQTGVDTTKTVLTGAKDTVSTGLTGAMGVAKGAVQTGMDTTKTVVTATKDTVSTGLTGAVKMAKGTVQTGMDTTKTVLTGTKDAMSTGLTGAMGVAKGAVQTGVDTTKTVLTGTKDTVSTGLTGAMGVAKGAVQTGMDTTKTVLMGTKDTVSTGLTGAVNMAKGTVQTGMDTTKTVLTGTKDAMSTGLTGAMGVAKGAVQTGMDTTKTVLMGTKDTVSTGLTGAMGVAKGAVQTGVDTTKTVLTGAKDTVSTGLTGAMGVAKGAVQTGVDTTKTVLTGAKDTVSTGLTGAVNMAKGTVQTGMDTTKTVLTGTKDAMSTGLTGAMGVAKGAVQTGVDTTKTVLTGTKDAMSTGLTGAMGVAKGAVQMGMDTTKTVLTGAKDTVSTGLTGAMGVAKGAVQTGINTTKTVLPGTKDTFCSGVTSTVNVARGAVQGGLDTSKDALIGTKDAMSAGLPRAGSAAKGAMETGLGAIQNWLPGAQDPAWGVLTSSRAPDKGGEQTVLSPQPAVSCGVSSPPDPLCSGLDLAGQATAGTKGPVSTVATFPEGATLGREAAGHVAPTGSREGATGFAVLRDELEDLGDIFQPMDAEEQAQLAASQPGPRVPAADHGSYFVRLGDLAPGFRQRAFEHALSHLQHGQFQARAALAQLEDSFRLIETAKQVPEAQPGPERGPSSHVADASDREALAAGALSRARGLLQQLHVAYSALAAGLQGLPAELQRPVGEARRSLCALYSVMSSAGSVTELPAERLAQSRESVGRAWQGLEQLLESMQHSPPLGWLVGPFALHPGGEPL, from the exons ATGTCTGCTCAAGGAGGAGGCCGCGATCCCCCCAAACCCAAGGGCAAG ACGCTGAGCAGCTTCTTCGGGTCCCTGCCTGGCTTCAGCTCTGCCCGGAACCTGGTGGCCAACGCCCATGGCGCAGCGAAAGAGGCCCAGCCGGTCCCGGATGCTGCCGGCGCGCCCGCCCCCGAGGCGGCCCAGCCTCCGGCTCAGG CAGCCACCGAGCCGGAGCAGACAGCCAGCGGGGCGAAGCTGCTGCCACCTGCGGACAAG ATGATGTCTGGGGCGAAGGACCTGGTGTGCTCCAAGATGACCAAGACCAAGGATGCCATCTCGTCCGGGGTGGCCACTGTGGTGGACTCGGCTAAAGGCGTGGTCCAGGGAGGTGTGGGCATGACCCGATCTGCACTGACGGGCACCAAGGAGGCTGTGGCCAGCGGGGTCACAGGAGCAGTGGGTGTGGCCAAGGGGGCCGTCCAGACCGGCGTGGACACCACCAAGACCGTCCTCACGGGCACCAAGGATGCCATGTCCACTGGGCTCACTGGGGCAGTGAACATGGCCAAGGGCACTGTCCAGACCGGCATGGACACCACCAAGACTGTCCTCACAGGCACCAAGGACACAGTGTCCACTGGGCTCACTGGGGCAGTGAACATGGCCAAGGGCACTGTCCAGACCGGCATGGACACCACCAAGACTGTCCTCACAGGCACCAAGGACACAGTGTCCACTGGGCTCACTGGGGCCATGGGTGTGGCCAAGGGGGCCGTCCAGACCGGCGTGGACACCACCAAGACCGTCGTCACGGCCACCAAGGACACAGTGTCCACTGGGCTCACTGGGGCAGTGAACATGGCCAAGGGCACTGTCCAGACCGGCATGGACACCACCAAGACTGTCCTCACAGGCACCAAGGACACAGTGTCCACTGGGCTCACTGGGGCCATGGGTGTGGCCAAGGGGGCCGTCCAGACTGGAGTTGACACCACCAAGACCGTCCTGACGGGCGCCAAGGACACAGTGTCCACTGGGCTCACTGGGGCCATGGGTGTGGCCAAGGGCGCTGTCCAGACTGGCATGGACACCACCAAGACCGTCGTCACGGCCACCAAGGACACAGTGTCCACTGGGCTCACAGGGGCAGTGAACATGGCCAAGGGTACTGTCCAGACCAGCATGGACACCACCAAGACTGTCCTCACAGGCACCAAAGACGCCATGTCAACTGGGCTCACTGGGGCCATGGGTGTGGCCAAGGGGGCCGTCCAGACTGGCATGGACACCACCAAGACTGTCCTCATGGGCACCAAGGACACAGTGTCCACTGGGCTCACTGGGGCCATGGGTGTGGCCAAGGGCGCTGTCCAGACTGGAGTTGACACCACCAAGACCGTCCTGACGGGCGCCAAGGACACAGTGTCCACTGGGCTCACTGGGGCCATGGGTGTGGCCAAGGGGGCCGTCCAGACTGGCGTGGACACCACCAAGACCATCCTCACAGGCACCAAGGATGCCATGTCCACTGGGCTCACTGGGGCCATGGGTGTGGCCAAGGGCGCTGTCCAGACTGGAGTTGACACCACCAAGACCGTCCTGACAGGCGCCAAGGACACAGTGTCCACTGGGCTCACTGGGGCCATGGGTGTGGCCAAGGGGGCCGTCCAGACTGGAGTTGACACCACCAAGACCGTCCTGACAGGTGCCAAGGACACAGTGTCCACTGGGCTCACAGGGGCAGTGAACATGGCCAAGGGCACTGTCCAGACCGGCATGGACACCACCAAGACCGTCCTCACAGGCACCAAAGACGCCATGTCAACTGGGCTCACTGGGGCCATGGGTGTGGCCAAGGGGGCCGTCCAGACGGGCATGGACACCACCAAGACCGTCCTCATAGGCACCCAAGACACAGTGTCCACTGGGCTCACTGGGGCCATGGGTGTGGCCAAGGGCGCTGTCCAGACTGGCATGGACACCACCAAGACTGTCCTCACAGGCGCCAAGGACACAGTGTCCACTGGGCTCACTGGGGCCATGGGTGTGGCCAAGGGGGCCGTCCAGACTGGCATGGACACCACCAAGACTGTCCTCACAGGCACCAAGGACACAGTGTCCACTGGGCTCACTGGGGCCATGGGTGTGGCCAAGGGGGCCGTCCAGACTGGAGTTGACACCACCAAGACCGTCCTGACAGGCGCCAAGGACACAGTGTCCACTGGGCTCACTGGGGCCATGGGTGTGGCCAAGGGGGCCGTCCAGACTGGCATGGACACCACCAAGACCGTCCTGACAGGCGCCAAGGACACAGTGTCCACTGGGCTCACTGGGGCCATGGGTGTGGCCAAGGGCGCTGTCCAGACCGGCGTGGACACCACCAAGACTGTCCTCACGGGCACCAAGGACACAGTGTCCACTGGACTCACAGGGGCAGTGAACATGGCCAAGGGTACTGTCCAGACCGGCATGGACACCACCAAGACTGTCCTCACAGGCACCAAAGACGCCATGTCCACTGGGCTCACTGGGGCCATGGGTGTGGCCAAGGGCGCTGTCCAGACTGGAGTTGACACCACCAAGACCGTCCTGACGGGCGCCAAGGACACAGTGTCCACTGGGCTCACTGGGGCCATGGGTGTGGCCAAGGGGGCCGTCCAGACCGGCATGGACACCACCAAGACCGTCGTCACGGCCACCAAGGACACAGTGTCCACTGGGCTCACAGGGGCAGTAAAAATGGCCAAGGGCACTGTCCAGACCGGCATGGACACCACCAAGACTGTCCTCACAGGCACCAAAGACGCCATGTCAACTGGGCTCACTGGGGCCATGGGTGTGGCCAAGGGCGCTGTCCAGACTGGAGTTGACACCACCAAGACCGTTCTCACAGGCACCAAGGACACAGTGTCCACTGGGCTCACTGGGGCCATGGGTGTGGCCAAGGGGGCCGTCCAGACTGGCATGGACACCACCAAGACTGTCCTCATGGGCACCAAGGACACAGTGTCCACTGGGCTCACAGGGGCAGTGAACATGGCCAAGGGCACTGTCCAGACCGGCATGGACACCACCAAGACTGTCCTCACAGGCACCAAAGACGCCATGTCAACTGGGCTCACTGGGGCCATGGGTGTGGCCAAGGGGGCCGTCCAGACTGGCATGGACACCACCAAGACTGTCCTCATGGGCACCAAGGACACAGTGTCCACTGGGCTCACTGGGGCCATGGGTGTGGCCAAGGGCGCTGTCCAGACTGGAGTTGACACCACCAAGACCGTCCTGACGGGCGCCAAGGACACAGTGTCCACTGGGCTCACTGGGGCCATGGGTGTGGCCAAGGGGGCCGTCCAGACTGGAGTTGACACCACCAAGACCGTCCTGACGGGCGCCAAGGACACAGTGTCCACTGGACTCACAGGGGCAGTGAACATGGCCAAGGGCACTGTCCAGACCGGCATGGACACCACCAAGACTGTCCTCACAGGCACCAAAGACGCCATGTCAACTGGGCTCACTGGGGCCATGGGTGTGGCCAAGGGGGCCGTCCAGACTGGCGTGGACACCACCAAGACCGTCCTCACAGGCACCAAGGATGCCATGTCCACTGGGCTCACTGGGGCCATGGGTGTGGCCAAGGGGGCCGTCCAGATGGGCATGGACACCACCAAGACTGTCCTCACGGGCGCCAAGGACACTGTGTCCACTGGGCTCACTGGGGCCATGGGTGTGGCCAAGGGGGCCGTCCAGACTGGGATCAACACCACTAAGACTGTGCTGCctggcaccaaggacaccttcTGCAGTGGAGTGACCAGTACCGTGAATGTGGCCAGAGGGGCCGTCCAGGGGGGCCTGGACACTTCAAAGGATGCCCTGATTGGCACCAAAGATGCCATGTCCGCTGGGCTCCCCAGGGCAGGCAGCGCGGCCAAGGGGGCCATGGAGACCGGCCTTGGCGCCATCCAAAATTGGTTACCTGGTGCCCAGGACCCCGCCTGGGGTGTACTGACCAGTTCCAGGGCCCCAGACAAAGGAGGGGAACAAACTGTTCTCAGCCCCCAACCGGCTGTCTCCTGCGGGGTCTCCAGCCCCCCGGACCCTCTGTGCTCAGGCCTGGACCTTGCCGGGCAAGCCACTGCCGGCACCAAGGGCCCTGTGTCCACTGTGGCGACATTCCCCGAAGGGGCCACCCTGGGCAGGGAGGCTGCAGGGCACGTGGCCCCCACGGGCAGTCGTGAAGGAGCCACAGGCTTCGCGGTGCTCCGGGACGAGCTGGAGGACCTGGGGGACATCTTCCAGCCCATGGACGCCGAGGAGCAAG CTCAGCTGGCTGCCTCCCAGCCCGGGCCGAGGGTGCCCGCGGCCGACCACGGCAGCTACTTCGTGCGTCTGGGTGACCTAGCCCCCGGCTTCCGCCAGCGGGCTTTCGAGCACGCGCTGAGCCACCTGCAGCACGGCCAGTTCCAGGCCAGGGCGGCGCTGGCCCAGCTGGAGGACTCCTTCAGGCTG ATTGAAACGGCCAAGCAGGTTCCAGAAGCGCAGCCGGGGCCAGAGCGGGGTCCGAGCAGCCACGTGGCGGATGCCAGTGACCGAGAG GCGCTGGCCGCCGGGGCGCTGTCGCGGGCCCGCGGGCTCCTGCAGCAGCTGCACGTGGCCTACAGCGCCCTGGCCGCCGGCCTCCAGGGCCTCCCGGCCGAGCTCCAGCGCCCGGTGGGGGAGGCGCGGCGCAGCCTGTGCGCGCTCTACAGCGTCATGTCCTCCGCCGGCTCCGTCACCGAGCTGCCGGCTGAGCGCCTGGCGCAGAGCCGCGAGAGCGTTGGGCGGGCGTGGCAGGGGCTGGAGCAGCTGCTGGAGAGCATGCAGCACAGCCCCCCCCTCGGCTGGCTCGTGGGGCCCTTCGCCCTGCACCCTGGCGGGGAGCCTCTGTAG